A stretch of the Capsicum annuum cultivar UCD-10X-F1 chromosome 8, UCD10Xv1.1, whole genome shotgun sequence genome encodes the following:
- the LOC107879441 gene encoding uncharacterized protein LOC107879441 yields the protein MDFGRGYCPKRGEIKGNRFPGVKIGLNQDALLIIKLPDSRALRIMSRSLFLAMILLILPSIGSILRGSSFDVIDDSYVISDDQMDFNVLHNIFHDLGDEGLVKKGHKGLILSSKNDHSAADLELLNDNVVNLVLDSDMDDKNSIPDEAFDFAIAQTKWNSKFIDRVLKIGGIVVTQLNNDPLAELKALSNYRIVYIRRFDKTMVGIRKAGVLKELNCPKKDISCGRTPEATKVALKGLEDVYLEPPRRASMKSFPRKMKFLPELLGDSLENYPRRVFISDEKNGVAEWFKRNYPTNNQDFEMYNLDVEIEDSEESGDGVPLLGASEWLSKSVKEEDYVVMKAEAEVVEEMIKKKAICLVDELFLHCGNQLEVDNDDDGEENGSHPQRRAYWQCLTLYGKLIDEGVAVHQWWS from the coding sequence ATGGATTTTGGACGTGGTTATTGCCCCAAAAGGGGGGAAATTAAGGGGAATCGTTTCCCCGGGGTTAAAATTGGGTTGAATCAAGATGCCCTTTTGATTATTAAGCTACCTGATTCGAGGGCTTTAAGGATTATGTCACGGTCCTTGTTCTTGGCAATGATTCTTCTTATATTGCCGTCAATTGGTTCTATACTAAGAGGTTCGTCATTCGACGTAATTGACGATTCTTACGTGATTTCTGATGACCAGATGGATTTCAATGTGTTGCATAATATTTTTCATGATCTGGGAGATGAAGGCCTTGTTAAAAAGGGTCATAAAGGCCTCATTCTGAGTTCTAAGAATGATCATTCTGCGGCAGATTTGGAATTGTTGAATGACAATGTGGTTAATTTGGTGCTCGATTCGGATATGGATGACAAGAATTCAATTCCAGATGAGGCATTCGATTTTGCGATCGCACAGACTAAATGGAACAGTAAGTTCATCGATCGGGTGCTCAAGATTGGTGGCATTGTTGTAACTCAACTCAACAATGATCCTTTGGCTGAGCTTAAAGCTCTATCAAACTACAGAATCGTGTATATTCGACGATTTGACAAGACGATGGTGGGAATTAGGAAAGCTGGGGTACTTAAGGAGTTGAATTGTCCAAAAAAGGACATTTCTTGTGGAAGGACACCTGAGGCTACGAAAGTTGCATTGAAAGGATTAGAGGATGTGTATTTAGAGCCACCAAGAAGGGCATCGATGAAATCATTTCCAAGGAAGATGAAGTTTCTTCCTGAGTTGTTAGGTGATTCACTCGAGAATTACCCACGAAGAGTCTTTATTTCTGATGAGAAAAATGGGGTAGCAGAATGGTTTAAGAGGAATTACCCTACAAATAATCAAGATTTTGAGATGTACAACTTGGATGTTGAAATTGAAGATTCAGAGGAATCAGGGGACGGAGTACCCTTACTTGGGGCATCAGAATGGTTGAGCAAAAGTGTGAAGGAAGAGGACTATGTTGTGATGAAAGCAGAAGCGGAAGTGGTGGaggaaatgatcaagaaaaaggCAATATGTTTGGTGGATGAGTTGTTCTTGCACTGCGGAAACCAATTGGaagttgataatgatgatgatggagagGAAAATGGAAGCCACCCACAAAGGAGGGCTTACTGGCAATGTTTGACATTGTATGGGAAGTTGATTGATGAAGGGGTTGCTGTGCACCAATGGTGGAGTTGA
- the LOC107879442 gene encoding non-homologous end joining protein Ku-like — protein MACSSKINVIMALVMIVTLVSIGQATAARRLQQAGGLPGFPSYPLPTTPGFPTPSVGGFPSFPMPTTPGFPTPSVGGFPGLPSFPFPAPSDPNVPAKTTTP, from the coding sequence aTGGCTTGTTCATCCAAGATTAATGTCATCATGGCTCTTGTTATGATTGTAACATTAGTGTCAATTGGACAAGCCACAGCAGCTCGTCGTCTTCAGCAAGCTGGTGGTCTTCCTGGTTTCCCCTCATACCCTTTGCCTACAACCCCAGGTTTTCCTACTCCATCTGTTGGTGGCTTCCCCTCATTCCCTATGCCTACAACCCCAGGTTTTCCTACACCATCAGTTGGTGGCTTTCCAGGCCTCCCAAGTTTTCCATTCCCTGCTCCATCTGATCCCAATGTTCCTGCAAAAACCACTACTCCTTGA